One window of the Alphaproteobacteria bacterium genome contains the following:
- a CDS encoding DUF3035 domain-containing protein produces the protein MSSGRTVFGAASLLIGVLVLAGCSNPARTLGLDPPPPDEFTVVSKAPLTIPPDFNLRPPQPGAVRPQEQGPTARARSALVGDAQGSPTAAQTPGETALLQIARATDVDPAIRQIINTETTQLAERDDGFVERLLERVRGPADNPDVVNPTAEERRLRQEQASANAGANAQQTPTIRRKSRSILSGVF, from the coding sequence ATGTCTAGTGGCCGAACCGTGTTTGGCGCGGCGAGCCTGTTGATCGGTGTTCTAGTGCTCGCGGGTTGCTCGAATCCGGCGCGGACTCTCGGTCTCGACCCGCCGCCGCCCGACGAATTTACCGTCGTCAGCAAAGCGCCGTTGACGATCCCCCCCGATTTCAATTTGCGCCCGCCCCAGCCGGGCGCCGTGCGGCCCCAGGAGCAGGGCCCGACAGCGCGGGCGCGATCGGCGCTTGTCGGTGACGCGCAGGGGTCGCCGACCGCCGCGCAAACGCCGGGCGAAACCGCTTTGCTACAGATCGCTCGGGCCACCGATGTCGATCCCGCGATCCGGCAGATTATCAATACGGAGACTACGCAACTGGCCGAACGCGACGATGGGTTTGTCGAGCGGTTGCTGGAGCGTGTGCGCGGCCCGGCGGACAACCCGGACGTGGTTAATCCGACTGCGGAGGAGCGGCGCCTTCGCCAGGAGCAAGCCTCCGCCAACGCCGGTGCGAACGCCCAACAGACGCCGACCATTCGGCGAAAGAGCCGTTCGATCCTGTCGGGGGTCTTCTAA
- a CDS encoding pitrilysin family protein produces the protein MAVALKELLRRAARGVGALGLGVILAATLLWVPADADGLFNPKSFELANGLQVVLIEDHRAPVVTQMVWYKAGSADEPRGKSGIAHFLEHLMFKGTRDVPAGEFSEVVTRNGGRENAFTSFDYTGYFQTVAADRLETMMRLEADRMTNLTLTEEQVNAERLVILEERRSRVDNTPTGLFFEQMNAAQYLAYPYRVPVIGWESEIKSLGLDDAIEWYRTYYAPNNAILIVAGDVTVEQLRPLAEKYYGAIPRRDTPARTRAEEPPQLAARRLEMFHPQVTQDTWRRSYLAPSYNWGEEKHALPLQILAQVLGGPATSRLYRGMVVERQVAVLASAFYSATDVGPSQFFLFAVPRGDATLAEIEAQMDALVADVLENGITQDELDRTRRNLLAQAVYARDNVQGAARIFGEALTNGRTIEDVESWPDRMGQVTLEEVNAAARYVFDKRRSVTGLLRAGEPS, from the coding sequence ATGGCAGTTGCTCTGAAAGAACTTCTTCGTCGCGCCGCGCGTGGCGTTGGCGCGCTCGGTCTCGGCGTTATACTGGCCGCAACGTTGCTTTGGGTCCCCGCCGACGCAGACGGTTTGTTCAACCCGAAGTCCTTCGAGTTGGCGAACGGTCTGCAGGTCGTCTTGATCGAAGACCACCGCGCCCCGGTCGTGACTCAAATGGTCTGGTACAAGGCTGGGTCGGCGGACGAGCCCCGCGGTAAATCGGGCATTGCCCATTTCCTCGAGCATTTGATGTTCAAGGGCACCCGCGATGTCCCCGCAGGCGAGTTCTCCGAAGTGGTCACCAGAAACGGCGGACGCGAGAACGCCTTCACCTCATTCGACTATACCGGATACTTCCAGACCGTCGCCGCCGACCGCCTCGAAACGATGATGCGGCTTGAAGCCGACCGCATGACCAATCTGACGCTCACCGAGGAACAGGTGAATGCGGAACGCTTGGTGATTCTCGAGGAGCGCCGTTCCCGCGTCGACAATACGCCGACGGGTCTGTTTTTCGAACAAATGAATGCCGCCCAGTATCTCGCCTACCCCTACCGGGTGCCGGTGATCGGATGGGAAAGCGAAATCAAAAGCCTTGGCCTGGACGATGCGATTGAGTGGTATCGGACCTACTACGCGCCCAATAACGCGATCCTTATCGTTGCGGGAGACGTTACGGTCGAACAACTTCGCCCGCTCGCCGAGAAATACTATGGCGCGATTCCGCGCCGCGACACGCCGGCCCGGACACGGGCGGAGGAGCCGCCGCAGCTCGCCGCGCGTAGGCTGGAAATGTTCCACCCCCAGGTCACGCAAGATACCTGGCGGCGCTCCTACCTCGCACCCAGCTACAACTGGGGCGAAGAGAAACACGCGTTGCCGTTGCAGATTCTGGCTCAAGTTCTCGGTGGACCCGCCACCAGCCGGCTCTACCGCGGTATGGTTGTCGAGCGGCAAGTAGCGGTACTGGCGAGTGCCTTCTATTCGGCTACCGATGTCGGGCCGAGCCAGTTCTTTCTCTTCGCGGTACCTCGTGGCGATGCGACGCTTGCCGAAATCGAAGCCCAGATGGATGCACTGGTCGCGGATGTCCTCGAAAATGGCATCACGCAAGACGAGCTTGACCGCACCAGGCGGAACCTTCTGGCCCAGGCGGTTTATGCCCGCGATAACGTTCAGGGGGCCGCACGGATTTTCGGAGAAGCGTTGACAAACGGTCGGACGATCGAAGACGTCGAAAGCTGGCCCGACCGGATGGGTCAGGTCACATTAGAGGAGGTGAACGCCGCCGCGCGATACGTCTTCGACAAGCGGCGTTCGGTTACCGGTCTGTTGCGAGCGGGGGAGCCGAGTTGA